The following proteins come from a genomic window of Pyxidicoccus sp. MSG2:
- a CDS encoding GIY-YIG nuclease family protein, giving the protein MGTAPPLPLHECKVRASLLLKELCSPDASRASRAAERLRALPTFARLSLAELLARRDHVQRKHALAVIAHEQGYASWVELKAAREEAPPPTVDFEALLSRVGGLFLNRWFTTYEAALDSLRAQGGYLFPFRQQFFVCEASLLTTLGVDLADPDWALAGPDWVAPRDAAAHARLEQRLARLAGPTTLNRSPSPTHKKARMSADDISPQPGSRMQRAEVRRAYKEKPPPMGVFAVRNKANGKVLVGSSLNVQGALNRIQFELSTGMDRIPGLLEDWKRHGADSFTFEVLDVLPPAEEPGGDPKEELKVLEALWLDRLKPYGDAGYNGPPPA; this is encoded by the coding sequence ATGGGAACCGCCCCGCCTCTCCCGCTGCACGAGTGCAAGGTCCGCGCATCGCTCCTGCTGAAGGAGCTGTGCTCGCCTGACGCGTCGCGCGCCAGCCGGGCCGCGGAGCGCCTGCGCGCACTCCCCACCTTCGCCCGTCTGTCATTGGCCGAGCTGCTCGCTCGAAGAGACCACGTGCAGCGCAAGCACGCGCTGGCCGTCATCGCCCATGAGCAGGGGTATGCCTCCTGGGTGGAGCTGAAGGCCGCGCGGGAGGAGGCGCCTCCGCCGACTGTCGACTTCGAGGCGCTGCTCTCTCGCGTCGGCGGCCTGTTCCTCAACCGGTGGTTCACCACCTACGAGGCCGCGCTCGACTCGCTGCGAGCGCAGGGCGGCTACCTCTTCCCATTCCGCCAGCAGTTCTTCGTCTGCGAGGCGAGCCTGCTGACGACGCTCGGGGTGGACCTGGCCGACCCCGATTGGGCGCTGGCGGGCCCCGACTGGGTGGCACCGCGCGACGCGGCCGCCCACGCCCGGCTCGAGCAGCGGCTCGCCCGTCTCGCCGGCCCCACCACCCTGAATCGCTCTCCCTCTCCCACCCACAAGAAGGCCCGCATGTCCGCTGATGATATTTCCCCGCAGCCTGGAAGCCGCATGCAGCGCGCCGAAGTCCGACGCGCCTACAAGGAGAAGCCGCCCCCCATGGGCGTGTTCGCCGTCCGCAACAAGGCGAACGGCAAGGTCCTGGTGGGGTCGAGCCTCAACGTCCAGGGCGCGCTCAATCGCATCCAGTTCGAGCTGAGCACCGGGATGGACCGCATCCCCGGCCTGCTGGAGGACTGGAAGCGCCACGGCGCCGACAGCTTCACCTTCGAGGTGCTCGACGTCCTTCCTCCCGCCGAGGAGCCGGGCGGAGACCCCAAGGAAGAGCTCAAGGTGCTGGAGGCGCTCTGGCTCGACCGGCTCAAGCCCTACGGTGACGCGGGCTACAACGGGCCCCCTCCGGCGTAG
- a CDS encoding multicopper oxidase family protein: MSRRSMLATAGATLAGGALLLRGAPARAQPAAPGPREGSAADTGRRYATPGMPGRDYQPVVVPNGATLPWKVVDGVKVFHLVAEEVEHEFAPGLKAHCWGYNGQVHGPTIEAVEGDRVRFYVTNRLPAPTTVHWHGILLPNGMDGVGGLNQKAIAPGETFRYEFTLRQSGMGMYHSHHDEMTQMALGMVGLFVIHPRRPVGPRVDRDFAIMLHEWRIDAGTRRPDPNEMTDFNVLTLNAKAFPGTAPLVVRRGERVRIRFGNLSAMDHHPIHLHGYHFHITETDAGRVPESARWPETTVLVPVGSTRTIEFVADAPGDWALHCHMTHHVMNQMGHGFPNMVGVKPGGLDAKVRTLLPGYMTMGQTGMGDMGDMGMPVPDNSIPMVGGKGPHDYITMGGMFTVLKVRERLEGHEDPGWYENPPGTQAVAASTDELRRDGIDVSAPPPVEPGTHGSSRRG; this comes from the coding sequence CTGAGTCGACGGAGCATGCTGGCCACCGCGGGCGCGACGCTCGCGGGCGGCGCACTGCTGCTCCGGGGTGCTCCGGCCCGAGCTCAACCGGCCGCTCCGGGGCCACGCGAGGGCTCCGCCGCGGACACGGGCCGGCGGTACGCGACCCCGGGGATGCCGGGCCGGGACTACCAGCCCGTGGTGGTGCCCAATGGCGCGACGCTGCCGTGGAAGGTGGTGGACGGAGTGAAGGTCTTCCACCTGGTGGCCGAGGAGGTGGAGCACGAGTTCGCCCCCGGCCTGAAGGCGCACTGCTGGGGCTACAACGGCCAGGTGCACGGGCCCACCATCGAGGCAGTCGAGGGCGACCGCGTCCGCTTCTACGTCACCAACCGACTGCCCGCGCCCACCACGGTGCACTGGCACGGCATCCTGCTGCCCAACGGCATGGACGGCGTGGGCGGCCTCAACCAGAAGGCCATCGCCCCGGGCGAGACGTTCCGCTACGAGTTCACCCTGCGCCAGTCGGGCATGGGCATGTACCACTCACACCATGACGAGATGACGCAGATGGCGCTCGGCATGGTGGGGCTGTTCGTCATCCACCCGCGCCGGCCGGTGGGTCCTCGTGTCGACCGCGACTTCGCCATCATGCTGCACGAGTGGCGCATCGACGCCGGCACCCGTCGGCCGGACCCGAACGAGATGACGGACTTCAACGTGCTCACCCTGAACGCGAAGGCGTTCCCCGGCACGGCCCCGCTCGTCGTGCGCAGGGGCGAGCGGGTGCGCATCCGCTTCGGCAACCTCTCCGCGATGGACCACCACCCCATCCACCTGCACGGCTACCACTTCCACATCACCGAGACGGATGCCGGCCGCGTCCCCGAGTCCGCGCGGTGGCCGGAGACGACGGTGCTGGTGCCGGTGGGCAGCACGCGCACCATCGAGTTCGTCGCTGACGCGCCCGGCGACTGGGCCCTGCACTGCCACATGACCCACCACGTGATGAACCAGATGGGGCACGGATTCCCGAACATGGTCGGCGTGAAGCCGGGCGGGCTGGACGCGAAGGTCCGCACGCTGCTGCCCGGCTACATGACCATGGGCCAGACGGGCATGGGCGACATGGGGGACATGGGCATGCCCGTCCCCGACAACTCCATCCCCATGGTCGGCGGCAAGGGCCCGCACGATTACATCACCATGGGAGGCATGTTCACCGTGCTCAAGGTGCGCGAGCGGCTGGAAGGCCACGAGGACCCGGGCTGGTATGAGAATCCGCCCGGCACGCAGGCGGTGGCCGCGAGCACGGACGAACTTCGGCGGGACGGCATCGACGTGAGTGCCCCGCCTCCAGTTGAACCTGGCACTCACGGTAGCTCGCGACGGGGGTGA
- a CDS encoding aromatic ring-hydroxylating oxygenase subunit alpha, producing the protein MSPREEARTPGAPTGHVSVVHLPNAWFILCASRELGNKPLARTLQGTPLVLFRGEGGKAAALMDRCPHRNVPLSLGRVKEGQLQCGYHGWRFDTEGQCRAIPGFLGEPGARARCATSHATREQDGFVWVYSTPGVVPTTEPYRFPLLDSGDYTTVRRTLRAPGSLHSTLENTLDVPHTAYLHGGLFRTEEKRNEIDVVVRRSADKVEAEYIGEPRPSGVVGRLLAPGGGEVQHFDRFLMPSIAQVEYRLGAGSHIIVTSAMTPVSDWDTLVYAVVTFRLPLPRWLTRAVLPLAMPVALHIFGQDARILKLQTDTIRRFGTESYASTEIDVLGPGILRLLRAAEKEKPGAVGDTVHETRLKMRT; encoded by the coding sequence ATGAGCCCTCGCGAGGAGGCGCGCACCCCCGGCGCGCCCACAGGTCACGTCTCCGTCGTCCACCTGCCGAACGCCTGGTTCATCCTCTGCGCCTCGCGCGAGCTGGGGAACAAGCCGCTGGCCCGCACGCTCCAGGGCACCCCGCTGGTCCTCTTCCGGGGGGAAGGCGGCAAGGCCGCGGCCCTGATGGACCGCTGCCCGCACCGCAACGTGCCGCTGTCCCTGGGCCGCGTGAAGGAAGGCCAGCTCCAGTGTGGCTACCACGGCTGGCGCTTCGACACGGAAGGCCAGTGTCGCGCCATTCCCGGCTTCCTCGGCGAGCCCGGCGCCCGGGCCCGCTGCGCCACGTCCCACGCCACCCGCGAGCAGGACGGCTTCGTCTGGGTGTACTCCACGCCCGGCGTCGTGCCCACGACGGAGCCCTACCGCTTCCCGCTGCTGGACTCGGGCGACTACACCACCGTGCGCCGCACCCTCCGCGCGCCCGGCTCGCTGCACTCCACGCTGGAGAACACGCTCGACGTGCCGCACACCGCGTACCTCCACGGCGGCCTGTTCCGCACCGAGGAGAAGCGCAACGAAATCGACGTGGTGGTGCGGCGCAGCGCCGACAAGGTGGAGGCCGAGTACATCGGCGAGCCGCGCCCCAGCGGCGTGGTGGGTAGGCTGCTGGCCCCCGGCGGCGGTGAGGTGCAGCACTTCGACCGCTTCCTCATGCCGTCCATCGCCCAGGTGGAGTACCGCCTCGGCGCGGGCAGCCACATCATCGTCACCTCGGCGATGACGCCCGTGTCGGACTGGGACACGCTGGTGTACGCGGTGGTGACGTTCCGCCTGCCGCTGCCGCGCTGGCTGACGCGCGCCGTGCTGCCGCTGGCCATGCCGGTGGCGCTCCACATCTTCGGCCAGGACGCGCGCATCCTGAAGCTCCAGACGGACACCATCCGCCGCTTCGGCACGGAGTCGTACGCGTCCACGGAGATTGACGTGCTCGGGCCCGGCATCCTCCGCCTGCTGCGCGCCGCGGAGAAGGAGAAGCCCGGTGCCGTCGGTGACACCGTCCACGAGACGCGGCTGAAGATGCGGACCTGA
- a CDS encoding TolC family protein encodes MRAGGLIWLTLLASGCASIQKERGHAEVAALVEERLGRKTRWNQGTPEDAEVQRHLDALLKEDLTPDRAVEVALLNNPSLQSTYEDLGVSQADMVQAGLLSNPTLSGSIGFPISGFGVPEHEFSLVQEFVDLFTLPLRKRVAQEQFIADTLRVAHEALSTAAEVRKAFSELQARQQLVELRRKVLEAAESTSDLAARQREAGNITELERAIEQAGAEEARLVLAQEELSLVEDREHLNRLLGLWGPRTQWKVAEMLPAPPSEEAPLERLESLAIRQRLDIDAARKQASLLWNALELARSTRYFGSVEVGVHTHRDANGPRLFGPTLSLELPIFDQRQALIARLEAQHRQGEQRLVELSVNARSEVRAARARLLSLRMVAERYRQVVLPLREKVVEQSQLQYNGMQLGLYQLLTAKREQVEAYRSYIEAVRDYWMARAELERLVGGRLPGGASSQPPAPGQAAQPSQPEHGQPRDGGTETPHEHGQH; translated from the coding sequence GTGAGAGCAGGTGGACTCATCTGGCTGACGCTGCTCGCGAGCGGCTGTGCATCCATCCAGAAGGAGCGAGGCCATGCCGAGGTCGCCGCGCTCGTCGAGGAGCGGCTGGGCCGCAAGACGCGCTGGAACCAGGGCACTCCCGAGGACGCCGAGGTGCAGCGCCACCTCGACGCGCTCTTGAAGGAAGACCTCACCCCGGACCGCGCGGTGGAGGTGGCGCTGCTCAACAACCCCTCGCTCCAGTCCACCTACGAGGACCTCGGGGTGTCGCAGGCCGACATGGTGCAGGCCGGACTGCTCAGCAATCCCACCCTCAGCGGGAGCATCGGCTTCCCCATCTCCGGATTCGGCGTCCCCGAGCACGAGTTCTCGCTGGTGCAGGAGTTCGTGGACCTGTTCACGCTGCCGCTGCGCAAGCGCGTGGCCCAGGAGCAATTCATCGCCGACACCCTGCGCGTGGCGCATGAAGCGCTGAGCACCGCGGCCGAGGTGCGCAAGGCCTTCAGCGAGCTGCAGGCACGCCAGCAGCTCGTGGAGCTGCGCCGCAAGGTGCTGGAGGCGGCGGAGTCCACATCAGACCTGGCCGCCCGTCAGCGCGAAGCGGGCAACATCACCGAGCTGGAGCGGGCCATCGAGCAGGCCGGCGCGGAGGAGGCCCGCCTCGTCCTGGCGCAGGAGGAGCTGTCGCTGGTGGAGGACCGGGAGCACCTCAACCGCCTGCTCGGACTCTGGGGGCCCCGCACGCAGTGGAAGGTCGCCGAAATGCTCCCGGCGCCGCCTTCCGAGGAAGCGCCCCTGGAGCGGCTGGAGTCGCTCGCCATCCGGCAGCGGCTGGACATCGACGCAGCGCGGAAGCAGGCGTCGCTGCTGTGGAATGCGCTGGAGCTGGCACGGAGCACGCGCTACTTCGGGAGCGTGGAGGTGGGCGTCCACACGCACCGCGACGCGAACGGGCCCCGGCTCTTCGGGCCCACCCTGTCGCTGGAGCTGCCCATCTTCGACCAGCGGCAGGCCCTCATCGCCCGGCTGGAGGCCCAGCATCGGCAGGGTGAGCAGCGCCTCGTGGAGCTGTCCGTCAACGCCCGCTCCGAGGTCCGCGCCGCGCGCGCACGGCTGCTGTCGCTGCGCATGGTGGCCGAGCGCTACCGGCAGGTCGTGCTGCCCCTGCGCGAAAAGGTCGTCGAGCAGTCACAGCTCCAATACAACGGCATGCAACTGGGCCTCTATCAACTGCTCACCGCGAAGCGAGAGCAGGTGGAGGCATACCGTTCCTATATCGAAGCCGTCCGTGACTACTGGATGGCACGCGCGGAGCTGGAGCGGCTCGTCGGTGGACGGCTGCCCGGTGGCGCGAGCTCGCAGCCCCCGGCCCCAGGACAGGCGGCACAACCCTCACAGCCCGAGCACGGACAGCCGCGTGACGGCGGCACGGAGACTCCCCATGAGCACGGACAACACTGA
- a CDS encoding heavy metal translocating P-type ATPase has product MHPSHSHPHAHTPPPPTSGEAHAIDPVCGMKVDPLAPKGGSLEHEGHRYFFCNPKCRERFRADPARYLAPVSTEPEPSAAPGTLYVCPMDPEVRQDHPGACPKCGMALEPESPPALEARVEYVCPMHPEVVRDGPGSCPICGMALEPRTVLPEEAPDPELQSMRLRFRVGLGLTVPLLALAMSDMIPGQPVQHAVPASVLAWAQLVLATPVVLWGGWPFFARGWASVRNRHLNMFTLIALGTGAAYLFSVFATLFPGALPHGLRTGHGGSAPLYFEAAAVIVTLVALGQVLELRARHATSGALRALLSLAPAIARRLREDGHEEDVPLTHVHVGDRLRVRPGEKVPVDGEVLEGASAVDESMVTGESLPVEKGPADKVTGGTVNGTGSLVMRAERVGRDTLLSRIVQRVGEAQRTRAPIQRLADRVAAVFVPVVIAVAVVTAVVWGVWGPEPRLAHALVNAVAVLIIACPCALGLATPMSVMVGTGRGAQAGVLIRDAAALERLEAVDTLVVDKTGTLTEGKPRLAAVVPAPGFDEARLLKLAASLERGSEHPLAAAIVGGAKERGVSLSPVEDFRSHTGQGVTGRVDGEAVALGNAALMVARGVDAGEMGPRAEALREDGQTVVMVSVDGRLAGLLGVADPVKASTPEALELLRQEGLRVVMLTGDSCTTAEAVARRLGITEVIAGVLPDAKGEAVRKLQREGRVVAMAGDGVNDAPALAQADVGIAMGTGTDIAMESAGVTLVKGDLRAIARARRLSQGTLGNIRQNLFFAFIYNLLGVPLAAGVLYPFFGLLLSPIFASAAMSLSSVSVIANALRLRKLKL; this is encoded by the coding sequence ATGCACCCCTCCCATTCGCACCCTCACGCCCACACGCCGCCTCCCCCCACGAGCGGGGAGGCGCACGCCATCGACCCCGTCTGCGGGATGAAGGTGGACCCGCTCGCCCCCAAGGGGGGCAGCCTGGAGCACGAGGGCCACCGCTACTTCTTCTGCAACCCGAAGTGCCGCGAGCGCTTCCGCGCGGACCCGGCGCGCTACCTCGCGCCTGTGTCCACCGAGCCCGAGCCGTCCGCCGCGCCGGGCACGCTGTACGTGTGCCCCATGGACCCGGAGGTCCGCCAGGACCACCCGGGCGCATGCCCGAAGTGCGGCATGGCGCTGGAGCCCGAGTCCCCGCCCGCGCTCGAAGCCCGCGTCGAGTACGTGTGCCCCATGCACCCGGAGGTGGTGCGGGACGGGCCGGGAAGCTGCCCCATCTGCGGCATGGCGCTGGAGCCTCGCACCGTGCTGCCCGAGGAGGCGCCGGACCCGGAGCTGCAATCCATGCGGTTGCGCTTCCGTGTGGGCCTGGGCCTCACCGTGCCGCTGCTCGCGCTCGCCATGTCGGACATGATTCCGGGCCAGCCGGTGCAGCACGCGGTGCCCGCGTCGGTGCTGGCGTGGGCGCAGCTCGTGTTGGCCACGCCGGTGGTGCTCTGGGGTGGGTGGCCTTTCTTCGCTCGCGGCTGGGCTTCGGTTCGCAACCGGCACCTCAACATGTTCACCCTCATCGCGTTGGGTACGGGCGCGGCGTATCTCTTCAGCGTCTTCGCCACGCTCTTCCCGGGCGCGCTGCCGCACGGACTGCGCACGGGACATGGAGGCTCGGCGCCGCTGTACTTCGAGGCCGCCGCCGTCATCGTCACCCTGGTGGCGCTGGGGCAGGTGCTGGAGTTGCGCGCGCGTCACGCCACCTCGGGGGCGCTGCGGGCCCTGCTGAGCCTGGCGCCCGCCATCGCCCGGCGCCTCCGCGAGGACGGACACGAGGAGGACGTGCCGCTCACGCACGTCCACGTGGGCGACAGACTGCGCGTGCGTCCCGGGGAGAAGGTGCCGGTGGACGGCGAGGTGCTGGAGGGTGCCAGCGCGGTGGACGAGTCCATGGTGACGGGCGAGTCCCTCCCCGTGGAGAAGGGGCCGGCCGACAAGGTGACGGGCGGCACGGTGAACGGCACGGGCTCGCTGGTGATGCGTGCGGAGCGCGTGGGCAGGGACACGCTCCTGTCGCGCATCGTCCAGCGGGTGGGCGAGGCGCAGCGCACCCGCGCGCCGATTCAGCGGCTCGCGGACCGGGTGGCGGCGGTGTTCGTGCCGGTGGTCATCGCGGTGGCGGTGGTGACGGCGGTGGTGTGGGGCGTGTGGGGCCCGGAGCCCCGGTTGGCGCATGCGCTGGTCAACGCGGTGGCGGTGCTCATCATCGCCTGCCCGTGCGCGCTGGGCCTGGCCACGCCCATGTCCGTCATGGTGGGCACGGGCCGGGGCGCGCAGGCGGGCGTGCTCATCCGCGACGCGGCGGCGCTGGAGCGGCTGGAGGCGGTGGACACGCTGGTGGTGGACAAGACGGGCACGCTCACCGAGGGCAAGCCGCGCCTCGCGGCGGTGGTGCCGGCCCCCGGCTTCGACGAGGCCCGTCTCCTGAAGCTCGCCGCGAGCCTGGAGCGCGGCAGCGAGCACCCGCTGGCAGCCGCCATCGTCGGGGGCGCGAAGGAGCGCGGCGTGTCGCTGTCGCCGGTGGAGGACTTCCGCTCGCACACCGGGCAGGGCGTCACCGGCCGCGTGGACGGGGAGGCGGTGGCACTGGGCAACGCGGCGCTGATGGTGGCGCGCGGCGTGGACGCGGGCGAGATGGGCCCACGTGCCGAGGCACTGCGCGAAGACGGACAGACGGTGGTGATGGTCTCCGTGGACGGGAGGCTCGCGGGGCTGCTCGGCGTAGCGGACCCGGTGAAGGCATCCACGCCGGAGGCGCTGGAGTTGCTCCGTCAGGAGGGGCTGCGCGTGGTGATGCTCACCGGCGACAGCTGCACCACGGCGGAGGCGGTGGCGCGGCGGCTCGGAATCACGGAGGTCATCGCCGGGGTGCTGCCGGACGCGAAGGGGGAGGCCGTGCGCAAGCTCCAGCGGGAGGGGCGCGTGGTGGCCATGGCGGGTGACGGCGTCAACGACGCGCCGGCCCTGGCGCAGGCGGATGTGGGCATCGCCATGGGTACGGGCACCGACATCGCGATGGAGAGCGCGGGCGTGACGCTGGTGAAGGGGGACCTGCGGGCCATCGCCCGGGCGCGGAGGCTGAGCCAGGGGACGCTGGGCAACATCCGGCAGAACCTCTTCTTCGCCTTCATCTACAACCTGCTGGGGGTGCCGCTGGCGGCGGGGGTGCTGTACCCCTTCTTCGGCCTGTTGCTCAGCCCCATCTTCGCCAGCGCGGCGATGAGCCTCTCGTCCGTGTCGGTCATCGCCAACGCGCTCCGGCTCCGGAAGCTGAAGCTGTAG